In Sphingobacterium zeae, one genomic interval encodes:
- a CDS encoding helix-turn-helix domain-containing protein — MTDEDKQLLEKIGLSFRAKRNDLYYSLRDLSHITGISTGTLNGIEKGKDLTFTNFLTLCRSLEIQPALFFQHDIVFKSPYSLPPEARERITLSKKLDNLVYHSDFFNTERRVSDVLIQLGVDKSESNKFSVYLSNYCEEGTLVYRQHGNFKTYRKKN, encoded by the coding sequence ATGACGGACGAAGACAAACAATTACTTGAAAAAATTGGGTTAAGCTTTAGAGCAAAACGAAATGATTTATATTACTCATTGCGCGATCTATCCCATATAACAGGCATTTCCACAGGAACACTTAACGGTATTGAAAAGGGTAAAGACCTCACGTTCACAAATTTTTTAACCCTATGCCGCAGTCTCGAAATTCAGCCAGCACTCTTTTTCCAGCATGACATTGTATTCAAATCGCCATATTCGCTACCTCCAGAGGCGCGAGAGCGAATTACACTGAGCAAAAAATTAGATAATCTGGTCTATCATTCCGATTTTTTTAACACCGAAAGACGTGTTTCTGATGTATTGATTCAGTTGGGAGTTGATAAGAGCGAGAGTAACAAGTTTTCCGTCTACTTATCAAACTATTGCGAAGAGGGAACCCTTGTTTACCGACAACATGGAAATTTTAAAACCTACCGTAAAAAAAATTAG
- a CDS encoding sugar phosphate isomerase/epimerase family protein, with translation MKRRTLIGTLVAGCMMLAITPTFAQQKAAKKEIGLQLYSVREEIGKNPNFDQILQKIAALGYTGVEAAGYKDGKLYNLSPQEFKAKVEKAGMKVISSHATKTLSEKELSSGDFTESLKWWDECIATHKAAGMKYIVTPWMEVPKTLKDLETQCRYLDAVGAKCRQQGIVYGYHNHSHEFKKVEDKVMYDYMIEHTNPENVFFEMDVYWAVMGQASPVDYFNKYAGRFKALHIKDHREIGQSGMVGFDAIFNNSKAAGLQYIFVELEETRNDIYTGLQQSIDYLKKAPFVKASYLK, from the coding sequence ATGAAAAGAAGAACTCTTATCGGAACATTGGTAGCTGGATGTATGATGTTGGCGATTACTCCAACATTTGCGCAACAAAAAGCTGCAAAAAAGGAAATCGGTCTACAGCTATATTCTGTACGTGAAGAAATCGGGAAGAACCCAAATTTCGACCAGATTCTGCAAAAAATCGCTGCATTAGGCTATACAGGAGTGGAAGCTGCGGGATACAAGGATGGCAAATTATATAATTTGAGTCCACAGGAGTTCAAAGCAAAAGTGGAAAAGGCGGGAATGAAGGTAATTTCATCACATGCAACGAAGACTTTGTCAGAAAAGGAGCTATCCTCTGGAGACTTTACGGAATCTTTAAAATGGTGGGATGAGTGTATCGCTACGCACAAAGCTGCGGGAATGAAATACATTGTTACGCCTTGGATGGAGGTTCCTAAAACACTTAAAGATCTGGAAACACAGTGTCGTTATCTGGATGCGGTGGGCGCCAAATGCCGCCAGCAGGGAATCGTATACGGATATCACAACCACTCACATGAATTCAAAAAAGTGGAAGATAAAGTGATGTATGATTATATGATCGAGCACACAAATCCTGAGAATGTTTTTTTCGAAATGGACGTATATTGGGCAGTAATGGGACAGGCTAGTCCTGTGGATTATTTCAATAAATATGCGGGTAGATTTAAAGCATTACATATCAAAGATCACCGTGAAATTGGTCAGAGCGGTATGGTAGGGTTTGATGCGATTTTTAACAATTCAAAAGCGGCGGGATTACAATATATCTTTGTTGAGTTGGAAGAAACTCGTAATGATATTTACACTGGTCTACAGCAAAGTATTGATTATTTGAAAAAAGCCCCTTTTGTTAAAGCAAGCTATTTAAAATAA
- a CDS encoding universal stress protein — MKRIIVATDYAEEAEHALKFIMEVFAGKEYELVLFSLQNPSIHAMNARLSPDSMFKIVEHQSKILQHKADAITAESGVVAIPYLAAGLFYDQMTKCIEETGADLLVMGMAKRSFDQDMLGNTTTAAISKLKIPILSIPLGAKFTGLQHILFACDVVRGVQKEILEKVKDFASDFGAVLEVLNIRKTVERLNEEKGRETREAINDVMGIVSYYYKNVTSNEVVKAIRDEVKESNTDLLIMIPYKYGFWSSLTHRSKTRMMASGLDIPLLTISI; from the coding sequence ATGAAGCGGATTATTGTTGCTACAGATTATGCGGAGGAGGCAGAGCATGCCTTAAAATTTATTATGGAAGTATTTGCTGGAAAAGAGTATGAACTCGTTTTATTTTCCCTTCAAAATCCTTCAATTCATGCGATGAACGCTCGGCTTTCTCCCGATTCTATGTTTAAAATAGTTGAACATCAAAGCAAGATTCTACAACATAAGGCTGATGCTATTACTGCTGAGAGCGGTGTTGTGGCTATTCCATATCTAGCTGCAGGTCTATTTTACGATCAAATGACCAAATGTATCGAAGAGACAGGGGCCGATTTGTTAGTGATGGGTATGGCTAAACGTTCTTTTGATCAGGATATGCTTGGTAATACGACAACTGCAGCTATTAGTAAATTAAAAATACCGATCCTTTCTATTCCGCTTGGCGCAAAATTTACGGGTCTTCAGCATATTCTTTTTGCCTGTGATGTCGTTCGTGGTGTGCAAAAAGAAATTTTAGAAAAAGTGAAGGATTTTGCGAGTGATTTTGGGGCAGTATTGGAGGTACTCAATATTCGTAAGACCGTTGAGCGGCTAAATGAAGAAAAAGGAAGAGAAACACGGGAGGCCATCAACGATGTGATGGGAATTGTAAGTTATTACTACAAAAATGTAACCTCCAATGAGGTTGTAAAAGCCATTCGTGACGAAGTTAAAGAAAGCAATACAGATCTGCTGATTATGATTCCCTATAAGTATGGTTTTTGGAGTTCATTGACCCATCGAAGTAAGACTCGTATGATGGCATCGGGGTTGGATATTCCATTGCTGACGATTTCGATTTAA